The Lachnospiraceae bacterium oral taxon 500 genome window below encodes:
- a CDS encoding sugar ABC transporter permease produces the protein MKLISRKTLLLFFAPGAIFMGLFLIYPIIKMVFDSMFTFSPTGVRSFVGMFNYVEAFTNESFLKPLQNTIIYIVTAVMTELIIGFVFALFLENEFKGSKILRSLMLTPLMVAPLVAGLIWRLMFSGQFGIINQILINFHIIGSSSDILWLADERIALFSCAIADIWLTTPFMMLMLLAGLQGIDKSMLESASIDGANIFQQILFIKLPMIKPILLTALSVRIIDAARTFDIIWAMTQGGPNRSSEVISVVIYKTLTRYGKQGYASAMAVLFVIALVAFTLIFMQSLWRPSRKGEK, from the coding sequence ATGAAACTGATTTCACGCAAAACGTTGCTTTTATTTTTTGCGCCGGGAGCAATATTTATGGGATTATTTTTGATTTATCCCATTATAAAAATGGTTTTTGACAGTATGTTTACTTTTTCCCCCACCGGGGTCCGCTCCTTTGTTGGAATGTTCAATTATGTGGAGGCATTTACAAATGAAAGTTTCCTGAAACCATTGCAAAATACGATAATTTATATAGTAACGGCCGTTATGACCGAACTGATAATTGGATTTGTGTTTGCGCTTTTTTTAGAAAATGAGTTTAAAGGCAGCAAGATATTACGTTCGCTGATGCTGACCCCGCTGATGGTTGCGCCTTTAGTGGCGGGTCTTATTTGGCGGTTAATGTTTAGCGGGCAGTTTGGAATTATCAATCAAATTTTGATAAATTTTCATATTATTGGGAGCAGCAGTGATATTTTATGGTTGGCAGATGAAAGGATTGCTTTGTTTTCCTGTGCCATTGCAGATATTTGGCTGACGACTCCGTTTATGATGCTGATGCTTTTGGCTGGACTTCAGGGAATAGACAAAAGTATGCTGGAATCAGCTAGTATCGACGGCGCAAATATTTTTCAGCAGATTTTATTCATTAAGCTGCCAATGATTAAACCCATTTTGCTGACAGCTTTGTCGGTCAGAATTATTGATGCCGCTAGGACATTTGACATTATTTGGGCCATGACCCAGGGCGGACCTAATCGTTCATCGGAAGTAATCAGCGTTGTAATTTATAAAACCTTGACTCGGTATGGCAAACAAGGGTATGCTAGCGCAATGGCGGTTTTATTTGTAATTGCTCTGGTTGCATTCACGTTAATATTTATGCAAAGTTTGTGGCGACCGTCCAGGAAAGGCGAAAAATGA
- a CDS encoding sugar ABC transporter permease, with product MMKKQKMKFGLIAGVTVMFLIIWLLPYLYLISSAFKTSAEVISIPVKFFPTALSTENFMALFSRLPVLTYISNSFICAVASTAVAVVLGSLSAYAIARSGAKLSTLLIVLILCLKMIPTSSIAVPIYELIIGLGLYDTRFALIIVYAAINMPFVIWTMISFYRNIPVTLDEAACIDGASSFQTFYKIILPICAPGIATAAIFTVFLAWNDFLLSLLLTSLNAKTFTVGLSEFLSAYSLDLGPMCAGAFLFSFPVMILAMMAQKYIVRGQTAGAVKG from the coding sequence ATGATGAAAAAGCAAAAAATGAAGTTTGGTTTAATTGCCGGCGTAACCGTTATGTTTTTGATTATTTGGCTATTGCCATACCTTTATCTGATTAGTTCTGCCTTTAAAACCAGCGCAGAAGTGATTTCGATTCCGGTTAAGTTTTTTCCGACCGCATTATCAACGGAAAATTTTATGGCTTTGTTTAGCCGGTTACCGGTTTTGACTTATATCAGCAATAGCTTTATTTGTGCGGTAGCCTCGACCGCTGTCGCTGTAGTTCTGGGGTCACTTTCCGCCTATGCCATTGCTCGGTCAGGTGCGAAGTTGTCTACGCTATTGATTGTATTGATTCTGTGCTTGAAAATGATTCCAACATCCAGCATTGCAGTGCCAATTTATGAATTGATTATTGGTTTGGGTCTCTATGACACCAGATTTGCCTTAATCATAGTTTATGCGGCAATCAATATGCCCTTTGTTATTTGGACAATGATTAGCTTTTATAGAAATATACCTGTCACATTAGATGAAGCAGCTTGTATTGACGGAGCCAGTAGTTTTCAAACTTTTTATAAGATTATTTTGCCGATTTGTGCTCCGGGTATCGCGACAGCAGCCATTTTTACCGTTTTCTTAGCGTGGAATGATTTCTTATTATCGCTCCTGCTGACTAGCTTGAATGCTAAAACTTTTACGGTTGGTTTATCGGAGTTTTTGTCGGCGTATAGTCTGGACTTGGGGCCGATGTGTGCTGGGGCTTTTCTCTTTAGCTTTCCGGTTATGATCTTAGCGATGATGGCGCAAAAGTATATTGTTCGCGGGCAAACGGCCGGGGCGGTGAAAGGATAA
- a CDS encoding sucrose-6-phosphate hydrolase, translating to MNNEKHEQRIKEAEKAITAGSFLAQQGKYRQAYHFMAPAGWINDPNGLIYFQKKYHLFYQYNPYQAVWGSMHWGHAVSDDLLHWDHWPIALAPSESYDDHPEGGCFSGSAVEDNGELNLLYTAAVNTEYGSVQTQCLAVSTDGAKSFQKYDHNPVISALPAGISEDFRDPKVIRYQNFWYLVLGASSGSGARGGGDGCALLYQSSDLKKWEYRGVIARSDGKLGSMWECPDLFPLRDKWILLFSPMLCGEKKTIYLIGSMNFETACFLPEQQGELDFGPDYYAPASFLDPKGRRVLMAWANGWEWMPWHTGFGKTENEGWRGHLAIPRELRRLESGQLQFIPIQELETLRTKPKKYTAFTLPAGEVFEIQAGNGIQCELIFEISLKNTSAEYIHFNLRCGAAERVRITVNLLGKDLIWQKKESSGEITTICRPLYAEQNENFKMHIFMDTCSVEVLADNYRLAASGNVYFSADSNRIYIEAEGGEASFNNIYTYGLKSCQQN from the coding sequence ATGAACAACGAAAAGCATGAACAACGAATCAAAGAAGCGGAAAAAGCCATTACTGCTGGCAGCTTTTTAGCCCAGCAGGGAAAATACCGGCAAGCCTACCATTTTATGGCTCCGGCAGGTTGGATTAATGACCCTAACGGTTTAATTTATTTTCAAAAGAAATATCATTTGTTTTATCAATATAATCCTTATCAGGCAGTTTGGGGAAGTATGCATTGGGGGCATGCCGTTAGTGATGATTTGCTGCATTGGGATCATTGGCCGATTGCGCTTGCTCCGTCTGAAAGCTATGATGATCATCCGGAAGGCGGTTGCTTTTCTGGTTCGGCTGTAGAGGATAACGGGGAGCTAAATCTGCTCTATACAGCCGCAGTCAATACGGAATATGGTTCTGTCCAAACGCAGTGCTTAGCAGTGAGCACGGACGGAGCGAAAAGTTTTCAGAAATACGATCATAACCCGGTAATTTCTGCTTTGCCGGCGGGAATTTCAGAGGATTTTCGGGATCCTAAAGTGATACGTTATCAAAATTTTTGGTATTTAGTACTGGGAGCTTCTTCCGGCAGTGGAGCCAGAGGAGGAGGTGATGGCTGCGCACTACTTTATCAATCATCTGATTTAAAAAAATGGGAATATCGGGGAGTAATTGCCCGGTCAGATGGAAAATTGGGCTCAATGTGGGAATGCCCAGATTTGTTTCCACTTAGGGATAAATGGATATTGCTGTTCTCGCCAATGCTTTGTGGGGAGAAAAAAACCATATATCTAATTGGGAGTATGAACTTTGAAACGGCTTGCTTTTTGCCGGAGCAGCAAGGAGAATTAGACTTTGGACCTGACTATTATGCGCCGGCTTCCTTTCTTGACCCAAAGGGAAGGCGAGTTTTGATGGCTTGGGCGAATGGCTGGGAATGGATGCCTTGGCATACGGGTTTTGGGAAAACGGAAAACGAAGGTTGGAGAGGGCATTTGGCAATTCCCCGTGAGCTTAGACGATTAGAGAGCGGTCAATTACAGTTTATACCAATTCAGGAATTAGAGACATTAAGAACTAAGCCGAAAAAATATACAGCATTTACTCTTCCGGCAGGAGAAGTATTTGAAATTCAAGCAGGGAATGGAATTCAATGTGAATTGATTTTTGAAATTAGTTTAAAGAATACTTCGGCTGAGTATATTCATTTTAATTTGCGCTGCGGTGCAGCCGAGCGAGTGAGAATAACTGTCAATTTATTAGGAAAAGACTTAATTTGGCAAAAAAAGGAAAGTTCAGGTGAAATAACGACAATTTGCCGACCGCTTTATGCTGAGCAAAACGAGAATTTTAAAATGCATATCTTTATGGATACTTGTTCTGTTGAAGTGCTGGCGGATAATTACCGGTTGGCAGCTTCGGGAAATGTTTATTTTTCAGCAGACAGCAATCGAATTTATATTGAAGCCGAAGGTGGCGAGGCGAGCTTTAATAATATTTATACATATGGCTTGAAGTCGTGTCAGCAGAATTAA